In Zonotrichia albicollis isolate bZonAlb1 chromosome 5, bZonAlb1.hap1, whole genome shotgun sequence, the genomic window AAGTGCAGACTCAATGCACTGGACTCTCATGTCCAATTTTCCAATCTGTTCCCCACGTAGACAAATGAGGAGTGGAGCATTCATCCTCTCAGGGAAACAAGAGGGTTCATTGTAGGTTTCTACCATCATAAAGCTCAGGAGAGGTGATTAAACAGGCAATGCCCTCAGGGACTGTGGAGCTAAAGGCACCTAACAGAGATCCATTTTGTTGCAGGAGACAAAGTGATCCCACTTTGCATCCCTCAGTGTGGGAAatgcagcttctgccggaatccTGAATCCAACTTCTGCCAGAAGTCCCAGTAAGTTTACTTTGCCCTCCCCTACACCAACATGGGATGGACTTTATGACAGATCAGTGCTTCACTCAATCAAATACATACTTGCATCTCCTCCACAGTTTTTTTGAACCACAAAACCTGCTGCCGGACAAGACCAGCCGCTTCTCATGTAAAGGGAAGCAGATCCATCACTTCCTGTGGGTCAGCACCTTTGCAGAATACACTGTGGTCCCAGAATACACTGTTGCCAAGATAGATGCTGCAGCACCTCTAGACAAAGTCTGCTTGTTTGGCTGTGGGTTTTCCACAGGCTATGGGGCTGCCATCAACACAGCCAAGGTTGGTGTTCAGGCGTGTTTAGCACCCCAGGGTCACCCTCACATGCTCATCAATCCTGTGCAAAAGaaaccttctcctcctcctgctcttgctgctggagACTCACAGGCTCCCATCTGTGCAGGTAAAACCAGGCTCCACCTGTGCTGTTTTTGGCCTTGGAGGAGTTGGCCTCTCTATTGTCATGGGCTGCAAGGCAGCTGGAGCTTCCCGCATCATTGGTGTGGACATCAACAAGGACAAGTTTGCCAAGGCCAAGGAGCTGGGAGCCACCGACTGCATCAACCCTCGAGACTTCCAGAAGCCCATCCAGGAGGTGCTCACTGAGATGACCGGGCAGGGCGTGGACTACTCATTTGAGGCCATCGGGCACAAGGACACCATGGTAGGTGGAACTGGAACACCCGTCCTCCCTCTCAGATCATCACAGGCTCCTCTCAGGGCAAAATTGACGCCCATGGGAAGATCGTCACAGgctgcctgcagtgctgggcaTATGTTTGTGAGAGAAAACAGCATGATCTTAAAAAAAGCCCCACTCTCTCCAGGTCGGCTCCACAAGGGGACATGCATGTTTTCAGATtcccagggaggagcaggagattGCACAAAAAGAGCACTCCCATGAATAAGCAATAAGGGCTCTCTCTCATTCTCCTGCCTGTCCCATCAGATTGCTGCCTTGGCTTCCTGCAATATGAGCACTGGTGTCTGTGTGGTGGTTGGAGTACTGGATGCTGGTTCAGAGATTTCCATCGATCCCACACTTCTGCTGATTGGGCGTACATGGAAGGGATCTGCGCTTGGAGGTATTGTATTTCAGAAGGCACTCTAAACACTTCAGGTTTTTCTTTCTTGGCAGTTGACAATCCATAGGAAAAGAGGGTTTTCAAGTAAAAGACAACTAAAGAGGAGCACGCCACTGCCAGTATTGAACATTAGCACTAGACAAGCAAATAATCCTCACCTGTGTTACGCCGTAACTCACTCAtcccaaagagcagaaaacaTCTCACAAGGGTGTGGCACCAGCCCTGGTCACTAGTCCTGACCCTGACAGTAACATTACCGTACCAAAAGAGACTTTCTCCCATTATTcaggcagctgctctctcctgtTTCTAGGCTGGAAGACGAGAGAATGTATCCCCAAATTAGTTTCCGGCTACTTGGAGAAGAAATTCAATTCGGACTTGCTGATCACACACACGCTGCCATTCACTAAAGTGAACGAGGGATTTGAGTTGCTACGTGCAGGAAAAAGGTGAGACTCTGACCAGCAGGAGGATCAGCAAACCTCAGCACCACCTCCTAAAGTTCCAACAGAAAGAGCATGCAACACTGGCTCCCCAAAGAGCACCTGAGCCTTTTGAGGAAGCAGGGCCTCCCAGCTGAGTGCTGGCAAGATCTGCCACAGCCCCAAGGGAAGAGCCCATGTTCAGCACAGGGAACCCTCCTGCTCATGCTTCAGCTCAGCACAGATCCTGTGGCCTTATCCCGTGAGGGGCTCCCCTCAGCAGGGATTTGAAGGCTGCCCCATTGCTGCACGCCTCATGCAGCTCAGTCAGGAAGAGGCTGGATGGCAGAGAAGGTGGCCGGTCCCCAGGCACACCTGCCTGCCACACTGCCTgctcctgagcagcagccaagcctcccttcccttccacgTTTCAGTATCCGCACTGTCCTGCTCTTCTGAGGGACGCGGCCTAGGAAGCTGAGCGGAGGGACCAGCGCAGCAGGTGCTCTTCTGGCCCGGGCCCTTCTCAACCAGCACCTCCCCTTGTGGGGCACCAGGAGAAGAGAATGAGGaactcacctgtgctgctgtcactgctggtcctgctgtgcccagacaGGACATGAAAGGATGTCTCTCCCAGGAAAGTGCTTTTACTAATAAAGGTTTTTAAACCAACTCATCTAATACTGTGCACTCCATCAATAGAGCCTCCAGGGCCTTGGGACAATTGGTTGATAGATCAGGAACACTGGTAGTGATTTCCTTGACCTGTCTGTAACAAGGAATTATACTGGTAGGAATAGGCAGATCCTTGGGGTCAGTGCATGGCTCCACGGCTGGtgcaagcaaataaaaatactgGATATTTGACTGTGAGGTGATCCGTTCACCACCTCGTATACAGACACCTGACAGGATGAGCCGTTCTCAGAGGGGAGAAGGAGTTCTAGCACAGGAGCTAGCAGGGCTGCTTGACAGAGCTTTAAACTAGTCTGGGAAGGGGAATGGGAGAATACCAGGCTGGCCAGTGAAGAACAGTGGCATTGTGTGCCAAAGCGTGAGGAAAGGAGCAGGAAGGGAACCCCTCAATCTGCTTCATAAGTGTTGGCTACAAAACACCACTTGTGAAAATGTTTCTATACCAATGAATGCAGCTTGAGGAACAAGCAATGGTGACCTGGAAACTTTTGCCAGGTGCCAGAGACTTGATATCGCTGGCATAAGTGAAACTGGTGGGACAAGTCCTGTGATTGGAGTGCCCTGGGATGGTTGGATGGTTACAGTCTCTTCaggagggaaaggcagggcAGAAGAGGCAGGTGGGTGACACTGCATGGAATAGAAGGGTTGGAATGTATGCAGCTGTAATGGCACAGTTGAGAGCCTCTGGGTGAGAATCAAGGGGCAGACAAATAACGTGGATGTCACCATGGGCATCTACTATAGACCCATCACTGTGCTCTGTACTATTCCCTcctcatttttccttccttcattctTATTTGCCCTCTTTAGATCCTGATCTTAGAATGGAGGCTTTTCTCCTGCTCTAGTTTTCATCTTGAAACAACCTCAGAGAAATGTACAGACTGTAATGGGGAAGAGACATTACATGTGCATTTGTGTCCCATCATGGGGGTGCTAGAGGTGCTATTCCTAGGCTATCAGAAATCATAAAGTCAAGTTCCTCCTTGGCAATGTAATTGCAGAATGAAATTCTGGAGGATGTATTATGATCACAACTAGTCCCCCAAAGGAAATTTTTCtgagcaaaaaaaagaaaacagaaatgcaagGCTATGGTCCTAATGGGTCCCCCCCAAGTTGAGATATTCCATCATTCTATGATAGCATGGACTCAAAATCAGCAATTGTTCCAAGAGTCCTGTtctctattttaacatttcttcCCTAGCCATTCTCCTCCACTAGGATGAACTCAATCAATTGCTCATTTTAATAGATCTTTGTCAGAATTGTTTTCAATATCTCTGCTAGGTACAATATATCAGAGTGAATCTAACTCCCACTTTCCTTACCTCATTTGCCTCAGACTGCTATCATTTTGTAAGAGGTACACAATATTTCTGTTCTTATGGAAATTAAAGCACCAGGGCGTCTTTTAGAATAGGGAATTATTAATACTGCTAACAAATCCTGTAGGATATGGTCTAGTTTGTCCTTCACAGTAGAATGCAAAAATTGTCTCTGAAACAGGTGCCCACTTACACTGAACAGAAATGTAATGCCGGGTCATTAATAAGGGAGCTCCTATCAGACTCtgacttgtaattaaaaattacagaaaCCTGATGCTGGCACCAGGAAAGATAAGATTTGTACTTAGCCCTCATAACTGCGTTTCAGCACCTGTTCCACAGAGATTTCTGTCAAATATTCTACCGTCTTTCCACCTCTTTGATACAGGCAGCAAACAACCAGAACATAAAGTGGGGGACAGAAAACTGACTACCAAGACGAAGACAAACACCTTGAGGTCTGTGCCTGTAAGGGCATCTGACCTCACAGATCAGCTATTAAAGCTTATCAAATACATGACTATGTACAGCAAGTCAGGATAGCAATTATTGAGAATGTAGATACACAGGATTGGCCATTGAAAAGTTAATCATTAAATCCATGCCTGCTGACATACAAGTTTGATCTTATTTTCCCTCTATCACCTGGATaagacaaaaacaacaacaatctCCTGTCTGAAACTGCATACAAAAAAACTGCATAGCAAGAGGATCTCAGTATCAGCTCCCTACAATAATTACATACATTTCAAATGTTTTGCAGAGGTGCCAGCTCCCCATGGCCCTTAACAACTGCAAGCAGGGCAGACAGAAATTCTCATTACACATCAGTGGTGGGTTTGCAAGTCCGGGGAACTAGAGCATCACATGGatgttttaaggaaaaataacaGTACATATTTGAAATATCTTTTTACAACTATTGTGTAGATTATCCACTCAACAGCAGACTCTAGACACGTCTTCAGAGCCATGAAGTGCCAGCACAAGTAGCACATTTATGTCCTTAGGTGTGAGATGAGATCATAAGCCATCAGTATGGAATGGTATCTAGGAAGCAGGTGAACGAATTCCTTATTTGTTACAGGACTTTTGCAATTTGTTGGTTTCAACTTCAAACACTGCCAACCCTATGGACTATCTGCCATAGAGCATTCATCCTCTGGAATTGCTTTCTGGCCCTTGTGCAATGCAGAAGACAGAATGGAAATCAAAGTCAACTACTCTGTGTCCCAGGAGTTCTGTACAGTGGGTCTGCCTGCACGGCCTACAGAgtatttttggttttggctgAGCACTTAAATCAGCCCACCTTGGGGCTGAAGAGAGCACTGCAAGGCACAGGAAAGCACATGAAAATCTTGGAGAAGAACTGTATTCTTCTTCTACAGCATCTGGTGGGTACCCTGCTAGGATAAGAGGCGTGAAATGTAGCAAGTTTgatcagatattaggaagaaattctttactgtgacagtgctgaggcactggaacaggctgagAAGTGGCCGATGCCCCAGGGCTGGACACATCTGCGGCCGCTCAGATGTGGCTATGAGCAATTTCCTCTAGTGagaggtgttcctgcccatggcagggggggtGGTACaacatgatctttaaggtcccacATAACCaaggccattctgtgattttgtgaagGACATGTGAATCTACCATAGAGCCGAATGTGCCACGCTTGAGTCTACAGAGCAATGCCCTCCTCATTCATGAATGTTACACTTTTTTCTGATCATGTCTAGTCCCGTTTGCTAATCCAAATATCAACAAATGTcccttgattaaaaaaaaaagaaacttatATATACTCATATAATTATTTCCAATAGCCAAAGAGCTAACTTCTCCTCATTATAGCATTCTAAATGCTCCGTGATCCAAACCAGGGTTTATGTCATTAGTGGCAGTCTTCTAGGAAATTATCCCATGCCTTAGGTTTGCCAAAGTGTCTTTTCAGCCACACAGAAGGAAGATTCCTTTCTAACTGGGGTGGTTACATCACACTCAGCCTGCTCATCTCAGCCTGGTCCTCCAACAAGCTCTCGCTCATCCACTCCCTGCAATACACCACCTTGTCCAATGCCTCAGCAGAAAACAGCTCTGGGGAAACCTGAAAAGCCTGGGTGGAGTGAATCTACCTACAAACCTGGCTACACTGGAGTGAAGCAAATGTGtccttggaaaaaaattcctttcttgACAGACGTTCCCCTTACTGCTGTGGTGAAAATAGCTCCAATACCACAGACAGTAAAGCTTCAACCCAGACAGCAATGTGTCTTTGTCATCCACACCACATCTTCACTGCCTCTatttggtttttgtttatttttcaatttttaaccTCTTTGCAAATATGCTCGTGTGAATTGCCACCAGGTCAAATGCTCCAACCGGGCAAAAAGGGGATGCCAATGAAGCCCCAGCAGAGACACAGATCTCCTCCCTCCACACCTGCCAGAATCATCTGGaaggaataataataattattattattcctgGAAGCAATAATTTCTGAGCTTCCTGGGCCTTtcaggcagggagggcaggcaaTGACCCAAAGGCAGAGTCACTGATAAAAGGCTCCCTGGAGGACTTCTGCCCCCATCCACCTCCCAGCCGCTGTCCAGCTCCTCCCCTCAGCACTCCCTGTGCAGCATCCAGCCCCCGACACTCATTAACCAGCGCTCTCCAGAGACGGTGCCGCGCCGCCACTGCTCCCGCTCCACGCCTGGCGGATCCTGCAGCACGCCCGGGCAGCAGCTTCCCTCCAGCCTGCGACAGCGACAGACACGGCTCTGCTACGACCACATGGCCACTGCGGGAAAAGTAAGGACAAGGCATTTCCCACCCTCCTTTCCAGGTGCCCTGCTCTTGGCAATATCCGCTGCAGAAggctcagcctgcacagcacTCCGCCGGCCCTCTTTCCTCTGACCTTactctccctcctctcccaaaCCCCTGAGAATTTCACCAGACTCTGCAATCGGTAGCGCATTCCCCCTCTGTCCTGCCCGGCTGCTCAGGAGACAAAATTTGCAATTGTGCTGCCCTGAAAAACACCCTCCTGctcaaaaatcccaccctgagctcctgctctggcagcAAACGCAGCTCTCCAGTGGTGCCCTCTTCAGCCGCTCACCTCCTGCACTCAGCCTTGTCCGTGGCAATACCCTTTTCAGGCTGCAAGCCCCATCTTGCTAATGACAAACTGCTTTGAGTTGATCAGGCATGGGTTTGTGCCATGTCACACACAAATCAAAACTTGCTGAAGGAAATAAAGTATCCAGGTGCCCATCAGATGGGGACAATTCCATGGTCCCTCTCTCTCTCACCTTCAGCCCAGTGTGTCACAAGGTTGACATCAAAGCTCTCCATTGGCATTTCCATCAGGTGGGTCTGCAGTGCTCATGGCAGCACAGTCTGGCCAGTAACACATGGGGATATTATGAAAACTCCACCAAAGCCATCAGAACCCAGCAGCTTTCCAAGGCTACACCTGATACTCTTTGTGTCACAAACCACAAATGGGGTTTCCTCAGACCACAAACCATGCCAGTGTTCACTGGGCAGCACGTGGTTTCAGGTGCAGTTGAGCACCTCGGGTTTAGGTGATTGCAGGATGAATTCCCCCAAGCGTGTGCTAAAGGCAAACAGTCCCATGCAATGAATTCCTCTTGGTTGTTTCCAGGTTATCAGGTGCAGGGCTGCTGTTGCCTGGGCCCCGGGCAAACTCTCTGTTGAGGAGGTGGAAGTTGCACCCCCAAAGGCAGGGGAAGTCCGGATCAAGGTAAAAATACATCTCAAtaactttttcttccttccttgtgGGAATTGCTCTTCTTGTGGTTATACCTTCAGTAAAACTCAGGGATCTGTATGCTCCAAGAGGTTTTCATTGCCCAGAGCTGCCTTGGCTCAAATGCACCATCTGCCAGGGGCTCCTTTTTGGACTAATTCTCGTCTAAGCTGTCACATAGGAATTCCTGTCTCCAGCCCTTGCTCtgctggacagggctctggtgTCCACACTGTGgcctctcctcctcttccacctCCAGCTCAGTGCAGAGGAAAGCCATATGGAGCATTCAGAGTGAGCAGAAGGGgaaagcccagcctgggctcagTGTGCTGTCATAGAGTGCCTGCACTGACTGAGAGGCATCATAACACCCCTGGGAAAATTGCTTCCACAAACTGAGTTAGACAGAGGCCAGAACATCTGCTTGTTCCTCTCCAAATAGCTTGTGGCCACAGGCATCTGTGGCACAGATGATCACGTTCTGCAAGGCTGCTTTCCCAACGCAGAATTCCCAGTTATCCCTGGCCATGAAGGAGCTGGAATTGTGGAAAGCGTTGGAGAAGGAGTGACCTCTGTGAAACCAGGTAACTGACGCACACACATAAAACAGATCACATGCCCAGGAATCAGCTCTCACACAGGCAGCATCCTTAGACCCACATAACATGGGATATTGCTTTCTTCCAGGTGACAAAGTGATTACAGTTGGCGTCCCTCAGTGTGGGGAatgcagcttctgccggaatccTGAATCCAATTATTGCCAGAAGTCCCAGTAAGTTT contains:
- the LOC102062647 gene encoding alcohol dehydrogenase 1-like, with protein sequence MATAGKVIRCRAAVAWAPGKLSVEEVEVAPPKAGEVRIKIVATGICHTDEHGLKGSLPNMEFPFIPGHEGAGIVESIGEGVTAVKPGDKVIPLCIPQCGKCSFCRNPESNFCQKSHFFEPQNLLPDKTSRFSCKGKQIHHFLWVSTFAEYTVVPEYTVAKIDAAAPLDKVCLFGCGFSTGYGAAINTAKVKPGSTCAVFGLGGVGLSIVMGCKAAGASRIIGVDINKDKFAKAKELGATDCINPRDFQKPIQEVLTEMTGQGVDYSFEAIGHKDTMIAALASCNMSTGVCVVVGVLDAGSEISIDPTLLLIGRTWKGSALGGWKTRECIPKLVSGYLEKKFNSDLLITHTLPFTKVNEGFELLRAGKSIRTVLLF